A genome region from Labrus mixtus chromosome 9, fLabMix1.1, whole genome shotgun sequence includes the following:
- the gal3st2 gene encoding galactose-3-O-sulfotransferase 2 isoform X1 has protein sequence MLPPQRRWIREQPVSSVTSCVRRRLCIRRPSLWALLIILIVCIAIQTFVAYRTGHDKLKGLQHLTVSKQNLFTSLQNFLEGLNSGSLLAEKQDLKSLQKNRTSNLHHRKSPDDILSSQVDGNIHPDTGPKMEARTVFHGEMLLPEPENRPSLGLPRFFVSQSTRTSLSAETQRLINTPTPSSHLQAGTETTCQPKSHIVFLKTHKTASSTILNILYRYGESRNLTFALPVKKHMQLFYPNFFAEHFVEGFQSQSVKEFHIMCNHMRFRKSEVAKVMPEDTFYFSILRHPVAMMESLYTYYKSIAVFRKTFNLDNFLDNSLTNYMSAVSRNHYAHNTLAFDFGLNNNITSYADDLEERASMAIAAIKQDFHLILISEYFDESLILLKHALCWSLEDVVSFKLNSRSDRSRQPLLQSTAEKIKRWNALDWRIYLHFNNTFWYTVKSLIGEEQLKREVNTLRALQAKLANVCLKGGGAVDPSQLKDHKLKPYQSGKAIIQGYNLNPLTDIQTKHKCMRLITPELQYTKLLYNKQFPDLHD, from the exons ATGCTGCCTCCTCAGAGGAGATGGATCAGAGAACAGCCAGTCAGCTCTGTAACCTC GTGTGTAAGGAGAAGGCTGTGCATCAGGCGTCCTTCTCTGTGGGCGTTACTCATCATACTCATCGTGTGCATCGCCATTCAGACCTTCGTTGCCTACCGGACAgg GCATGACAAACTGAAAGGACTCCAACATCTCACTGTCAGCAAACAGAACCTGTTTACTTCTCTACAGAACTTTTTAGAAGGCCTCAACTCTGGGTCTCTCCTGGCAGAAAAACAGGACCTGAAGTCactacaaaaaaacagaacttcaaATCTGCATCATAGAAAGTCACCAGATGATATTCTGTCGAGTCAGGTGGATGGAAATATCCACCCTGACACAGGCCCTAAGATGGAGGCAAGAACAGTTTTTCATGGAGAGATGCTTTTACCAGAACCTGAAAACAGGCCGAGCCTCGGACTTCCacgtttctttgtttctcaaaGTACAAGGACAAGTTTATCTGCAGAAACTCAAAGGCTCATTAACACTCCCACTCCATCCAGTCATCTACAGGCTGGCACTGAAACCACCTGCCAGCCCAAGTCTCACATAGTTTTCCTAAAGACTCACAAAACAGCAAGCAGCACCATCTTAAACATCCTGTATCGCTACGGGGAAAGCAGGAACTTGACCTTCGCTCTCCCTGTGaaaaaacacatgcagctgTTTTATCCAAACTTCTTCGCAGAGCATTTTGTGGAAGGTTTTCAGAGCCAAAGTGTGAAGGAGTTCCACATTATGTGCAACCACATGAGGTTCAGAAAGTCTGAG GTGGCCAAAGTTATGCCTGAGGATACATTCTACTTTTCTATCCTGAGACATCCTGTGGCCATGATGGAGTCCCTCTACACTTACTACAAGAGCATTGCAGTTTTTCGCAAGACTTTCAACCTGGACAACTTTCTGGACAACAGCTTGACAAACTACATGTCTGCTGTGTCTAGAAACCACTATGCTCACAATACTCTGGCCTTCGACTTTGGCCTCAACAACAACATTACATCTTATGCTGATGACCTGGAGGAGAGAGCTAGCATGGCTATTGCAGCCATCAAACAGGACTTCCATCTTATTCTTATTTCTGAATACTTTGATGAATCCTTGATCTTGCTCAAGCATGCCCTCTGCTGGTCCCTGGAAGATGTGGTTTCCTTTAAGCTCAACAGTCGCTCTGACAGATCTCGCCAGCCACTTTTGCAGAGCACTGCAGAGAAAATCAAGAGGTGGAACGCTTTGGACTGGAGGATCTACCTGCACTTTAACAACACCTTCTGGTATACAGTAAAGAGCCTGATAGGGGAAGAGCAGCTGAAAAGGGAAGTGAATACCCTCAGAGCGCTGCAGGCCAAGCTAGCAAACGTCTGCCTGAAAGGTGGTGGGGCTGTTGACCCGTCTCAGCTAAAAGATCATAAGCTAAAGCCATATCAGAGCGGGAAAGCCATTATTCAGGGCTATAATTTAAACCCACTGACAGACATCCAAACCAAACATAAATGTATGAGACTCATAACTCCAGAACTGCAGTACACAAAGCTCCTGTACAACAAGCAGTTTCCAGATCTACATGATTAA
- the rps25 gene encoding small ribosomal subunit protein eS25 → MPPKQDKKKDTGKSKKDKDPVNKSGGKAKKKKWSKGKVRDKLNNLVLFDKATYEKLYKEVPNYKLITPAVVSERLKIRGSLARNALQELLAKGMIKLVSKHRAQLIYTRNTKGGDEEAAAPEKA, encoded by the exons ATG CCTCCTAAGCAAGACAAGAAGAAGGACACTGGGAAGTCCAAAAAGGATAAGGACCCAGTCAACAAGTCCGGAGGCAAGGCCAAGAAGAAG AAGTGGTCCAAGGGAAAAGTGAGGGATAAGCTCAACAACCTGGTGCTCTTCGACAAGGCGACCTATGAAAAGCTGTACAAAGAAGTTCCCAACTATAAACTTATCACGCCTGCTGTTGTGTCAGAGAGGCTGAAGATCCGTGGTTCCTTGGCAAGGAATGCCCTCCAGGAATTGCTTGCAAAAG GCATGATCAAACTGGTGTCCAAACACCGAGCACAGCTGATTTATACCCGTAACACCAAGGGTGGAGATGAGGAGGCAGCAGCACCAGAGAAAGCATAA
- the slc37a4a gene encoding glucose-6-phosphate exchanger SLC37A4a yields MATKSYGYYRGTIFLAMFVGYTLYYFNRKTFSFVMPSLMKEIELDKDDLGMITSSQSLSYAISKFISGVLSDQISARWLFSIGLCMVGGINVVFSWSSTVTVFSALWFLNGLGQGLGWPPCGRVLRKWFEPSQFGTYWAVLSCSMNLAGSFGPIIATVLAESYSWRTILSVSGMICVAFSFVCLLLIKNEPKEVGLPNIEAAAIHSKEGSFSDKSTMSEFLLSPYLWLLSVSYLVVFGVKTACTDWGQLFLVQDKGQSTLMGSSYMSALEVGGLLGSLAAGYISDKAVATQGKRIYGNPRHFILICMMAGMFVSMYLFRVAVTPHSSTVWILSLGAAFGFFSYGPIALFGVIANESAPANYCGTSHAIVALMANIGGLLSGLPFSTIAKYHGWEMAFWIAEITCAAATIGFFLLRNIRTKMGHVSKKTE; encoded by the exons ATGGCTACGAAAAGTTATGGATACTACCGAGGCACTATATTTCTGGCCATGTTTGTAGGATACACACTGTACTACTTTAACAGAAAGACTTTCTCTTTTGTGATGCCCTCTCTGATGAAAGAAATTGAGTTGGATAAGGATGACCTGG GCATGATCACCAGCAGTCAGTCTTTGTCCTATGCTATAAGTAAGTTCATCAGTGGCGTGCTCTCTGACCAGATCAGTGCCCGTTGGCTCTTCTCCATTGGCCTCTGCATGGTGGGAGGTATTAACGTGGTCTTCTCCTGGTCATCAACTGTCACTGTCTTCTCTGCCTTGTGGTTTCTCAACGGCCTGGGTCAGGGCCTTGGCTGGCCTCCCTGCGGCAGGGTGCTGCGAAAG TGGTTTGAACCTTCTCAGTTTGGAACATATTGGGCAGTTCTCTCCTGCAGCATGAATCTGGCAGGCAGCTTTGGCCCCATTATTGCCACAGTTCTGGCCGAGAGTTACAGCTGGAGGACAATACTGTCTGTATCTGGAATGATTTGTGTGGCATTCTCctttgtctgtctgctgctcATCAAGAATGAGCCTAAGGAGGTGGGGCTGCCCAACATAGAGGCAGCAGCAATACATAGCAAAGAAG GATCCTTCAGTGATAAAAGCACTATGTCAGAATTCCTTCTGTCACCTTACCTGTGGCTGCTATCTGTCTCCTACTTGGTGGTGTTTGGGGTGAAGACAGCCTGCACTGACTGGGGCCAGCTGTTCCTCGTTCAAGACAAGGGGCAGTCTACACTTATGG GTAGCTCATACATGAGTGCCCTGGAGGTCGGAGGCCTTTTGGGCAGTCTTGCAGCAGGATACATCTCTGATAAAGCTGTGGCCACA CAAGGCAAGAGAATCTACGGCAATCCTCGCCACTTCATCCTGATCTGCATGATGGCTGGAATGTTTGTGTCCATGTACCTATTCAGAGTCGCAGTAACTCCACACAGCTCAACG GTCTGGATACTCAGCCTGGGTGCTGCCTTTGGTTTCTTTTCCTATGGACCAATAGCATTGTTTGGAGTTATAGCCAATGAGAGTGCCCCAGCCAACTACTGTGGAACATCCCATGCAATTGTTGCCCTGATGGCTAACA TTGGGGGATTATTGTCTGGCCTGCCGTTCAGCACCATTGCCAAGTACCATGGCTGGGAAATGGCCTTCTGGATAGCAGAGATCACATGTGCTGCTGCCactattggattttttttgctgCGCAACATTCGAACAAAGATGGGTCATGTGTCAAAGAAGACTGAATAA
- the trappc4 gene encoding trafficking protein particle complex subunit 4, translating to MVIFSVYVVNKAGGLIYQYDNYTPRAEAEKTFSYPLDIVLKHHDEKVVVSFGQRDGIRVGHAVLSINGADVIGKNTAEGKDILEYLKDPSNYPVSIRFGRARLSSNEKLMLASMFHSLFAIGSQLSPEVGSSGIEMLETDVFKLHCFQTLTGIKFIVLADPRQSGIDALLRKIYEIYSDFALKNPFYSLEMPIRCELFDQNLKSALEIAEKAGNFGAGS from the exons ATGGTGATCttcagtgtgtatgttgtgaACAAGGCTGGAGGTTTAATTTACCAATACGACAATTATACCCCGAGAGCCGAGGCTGAGAAAACATTCAGCTATCCTTTAGATATAGTACTCAAGCATCACGATGAAAAGGTAGTCGTTTCATTTGGACAGCGAGACGGAATAAGAG TGGGCCATGCAGTGCTGTCTATAAATGGAGCTGATGTGATTGGCAAGAACACGGCAGAAGGAAAAGACATCCTTGAATACTTGAAGGATCCCTCTAATTATCCAGTGTCTATTCGTTTTGGACGAGCACGCCTGAGCTCCAATGAAAAACTGATGCTGGCATCTATGTTCCACTC GCTGTTTGCTATTGGTTCACAGCTGTCTCCTGAAGTTGGCAGTTCAGGGATTGAGATGCTAGAAACTGATGTCTTCAAGCTCCACTGCTTCCAGACTCTAACAG GGATAAAGTTCATTGTGCTGGCGGACCCTCGACAATCTGGCATTGATGCGCTGTTGAGGAAAATTTACGAAATATATTCAGATTTCGCCCTCAAGAACCCATTCTATTCTCTGGAAATGCCAATAAG GTGTGAACTCTTTGATCAGAATCTGAAGAGTGCACTGGAGATTGCAGAGAAAGCTGGCAACTTTGGAGCTGGATCTTGA
- the gal3st2 gene encoding galactose-3-O-sulfotransferase 2 isoform X2, whose protein sequence is MLPPQRRWIREQPVSSVTSHDKLKGLQHLTVSKQNLFTSLQNFLEGLNSGSLLAEKQDLKSLQKNRTSNLHHRKSPDDILSSQVDGNIHPDTGPKMEARTVFHGEMLLPEPENRPSLGLPRFFVSQSTRTSLSAETQRLINTPTPSSHLQAGTETTCQPKSHIVFLKTHKTASSTILNILYRYGESRNLTFALPVKKHMQLFYPNFFAEHFVEGFQSQSVKEFHIMCNHMRFRKSEVAKVMPEDTFYFSILRHPVAMMESLYTYYKSIAVFRKTFNLDNFLDNSLTNYMSAVSRNHYAHNTLAFDFGLNNNITSYADDLEERASMAIAAIKQDFHLILISEYFDESLILLKHALCWSLEDVVSFKLNSRSDRSRQPLLQSTAEKIKRWNALDWRIYLHFNNTFWYTVKSLIGEEQLKREVNTLRALQAKLANVCLKGGGAVDPSQLKDHKLKPYQSGKAIIQGYNLNPLTDIQTKHKCMRLITPELQYTKLLYNKQFPDLHD, encoded by the exons ATGCTGCCTCCTCAGAGGAGATGGATCAGAGAACAGCCAGTCAGCTCTGTAACCTC GCATGACAAACTGAAAGGACTCCAACATCTCACTGTCAGCAAACAGAACCTGTTTACTTCTCTACAGAACTTTTTAGAAGGCCTCAACTCTGGGTCTCTCCTGGCAGAAAAACAGGACCTGAAGTCactacaaaaaaacagaacttcaaATCTGCATCATAGAAAGTCACCAGATGATATTCTGTCGAGTCAGGTGGATGGAAATATCCACCCTGACACAGGCCCTAAGATGGAGGCAAGAACAGTTTTTCATGGAGAGATGCTTTTACCAGAACCTGAAAACAGGCCGAGCCTCGGACTTCCacgtttctttgtttctcaaaGTACAAGGACAAGTTTATCTGCAGAAACTCAAAGGCTCATTAACACTCCCACTCCATCCAGTCATCTACAGGCTGGCACTGAAACCACCTGCCAGCCCAAGTCTCACATAGTTTTCCTAAAGACTCACAAAACAGCAAGCAGCACCATCTTAAACATCCTGTATCGCTACGGGGAAAGCAGGAACTTGACCTTCGCTCTCCCTGTGaaaaaacacatgcagctgTTTTATCCAAACTTCTTCGCAGAGCATTTTGTGGAAGGTTTTCAGAGCCAAAGTGTGAAGGAGTTCCACATTATGTGCAACCACATGAGGTTCAGAAAGTCTGAG GTGGCCAAAGTTATGCCTGAGGATACATTCTACTTTTCTATCCTGAGACATCCTGTGGCCATGATGGAGTCCCTCTACACTTACTACAAGAGCATTGCAGTTTTTCGCAAGACTTTCAACCTGGACAACTTTCTGGACAACAGCTTGACAAACTACATGTCTGCTGTGTCTAGAAACCACTATGCTCACAATACTCTGGCCTTCGACTTTGGCCTCAACAACAACATTACATCTTATGCTGATGACCTGGAGGAGAGAGCTAGCATGGCTATTGCAGCCATCAAACAGGACTTCCATCTTATTCTTATTTCTGAATACTTTGATGAATCCTTGATCTTGCTCAAGCATGCCCTCTGCTGGTCCCTGGAAGATGTGGTTTCCTTTAAGCTCAACAGTCGCTCTGACAGATCTCGCCAGCCACTTTTGCAGAGCACTGCAGAGAAAATCAAGAGGTGGAACGCTTTGGACTGGAGGATCTACCTGCACTTTAACAACACCTTCTGGTATACAGTAAAGAGCCTGATAGGGGAAGAGCAGCTGAAAAGGGAAGTGAATACCCTCAGAGCGCTGCAGGCCAAGCTAGCAAACGTCTGCCTGAAAGGTGGTGGGGCTGTTGACCCGTCTCAGCTAAAAGATCATAAGCTAAAGCCATATCAGAGCGGGAAAGCCATTATTCAGGGCTATAATTTAAACCCACTGACAGACATCCAAACCAAACATAAATGTATGAGACTCATAACTCCAGAACTGCAGTACACAAAGCTCCTGTACAACAAGCAGTTTCCAGATCTACATGATTAA